From Alcaligenes faecalis, the proteins below share one genomic window:
- a CDS encoding twin transmembrane helix small protein, translating into MRVLVLIVFLGIIVSLGSALVYLMRDRGNSNRMAYALTWRVGLSVALFLFVLLAHYLGWIESTGVPLA; encoded by the coding sequence ATGCGTGTGCTAGTCCTGATCGTGTTTCTGGGGATTATTGTTTCGCTGGGTTCGGCCCTGGTGTATTTGATGCGCGACCGGGGTAATTCCAATCGCATGGCCTATGCTCTGACCTGGCGAGTGGGTTTGTCCGTGGCCCTGTTCCTGTTTGTGTTGCTGGCCCATTATCTGGGTTGGATTGAAAGCACCGGCGTGCCCTTGGCCTGA
- a CDS encoding SURF1 family protein produces the protein MSSNNPRSSSTRSLLALVCLGLLMLLFISLGRWQLSRAQERQSLAQQIEQGRQQAPLHIDSQASLDKGALWQSVAVHGSWRSELTVLLDNRNFKGKPGYWIATPFVLDEGDLAGSSLLVLRGWLARVPGQTPSVPAAPSGSETISGELMERVPRLFELGSSPLPQHLPDSSGTPPVVQNLALEDLRSRIDLPVLPRVLAQTAPASELQTNWPDPNIDFEKNRGYALQWFGFALIALCAWIGVAWKWLRRSRPNSAPTRKT, from the coding sequence ATGTCCAGCAACAATCCTCGTTCTTCTTCGACTCGATCCCTGCTTGCCCTGGTTTGTCTGGGTTTGCTGATGCTGCTGTTCATTAGCCTGGGACGCTGGCAACTGAGCCGCGCGCAGGAACGTCAAAGCCTGGCACAACAAATAGAACAAGGCCGCCAGCAAGCTCCCCTTCATATTGATTCCCAGGCCAGCCTGGATAAAGGTGCCTTGTGGCAGTCTGTCGCGGTGCACGGCTCCTGGCGCAGTGAGTTAACTGTACTCCTGGATAATCGCAATTTCAAAGGTAAGCCGGGCTACTGGATTGCCACCCCTTTTGTGCTGGATGAGGGCGATTTGGCGGGCTCCAGCCTGCTCGTGCTACGTGGTTGGCTGGCTCGCGTACCGGGACAAACCCCTAGCGTTCCGGCTGCGCCTTCCGGCTCCGAAACCATTTCGGGCGAGTTGATGGAACGCGTTCCGCGTCTGTTTGAGCTGGGCAGCAGCCCCTTGCCCCAACACTTGCCCGACTCGTCGGGCACGCCCCCTGTCGTGCAGAACCTGGCCCTGGAAGATCTGCGCAGCCGCATTGATCTACCTGTGCTGCCGCGTGTACTGGCCCAGACCGCCCCCGCCTCGGAGCTGCAAACCAATTGGCCCGACCCGAATATCGACTTTGAAAAGAACCGGGGCTATGCACTGCAATGGTTCGGTTTTGCCCTGATTGCCCTGTGTGCCTGGATCGGTGTAGCGTGGAAATGGCTGCGACGCTCCAGGCCCAACTCTGCCCCTACAAGGAAAACCTGA
- a CDS encoding SCO family protein: protein MTPLYLLLAISLAPVLFALAAYYMPSLGLRPDESNAYGQLIEPQRSVPEPAALPLRNLQGEAFDLQSLRGRWVLVSADESACPESCVRKLFILRNSHASQGKNVDRLARVWFVTDQGQPTEQILEAYQGTHMLRADPRQLAEFLTPDAAGKAPEQAVKNGMWIIDPNGNLMMLFPGDADPLKVRTDIRKLLNNSRIG from the coding sequence ATGACTCCGCTGTATCTGCTGCTGGCGATCAGTCTGGCACCCGTGCTGTTTGCACTGGCCGCCTACTACATGCCTTCATTGGGACTGCGGCCAGACGAGAGCAATGCCTACGGTCAATTGATTGAGCCCCAGCGCAGCGTGCCTGAACCCGCCGCCCTGCCCCTGCGCAATTTGCAAGGCGAGGCCTTTGATCTGCAATCGCTGCGCGGTCGCTGGGTACTGGTCAGCGCCGATGAAAGCGCCTGCCCCGAAAGCTGCGTGCGCAAGCTGTTCATCCTTCGCAACTCCCACGCCAGCCAAGGCAAGAACGTGGATCGCCTGGCTCGTGTCTGGTTTGTGACCGACCAGGGCCAACCAACCGAGCAAATTCTGGAGGCCTATCAAGGTACGCATATGCTGCGCGCCGATCCGCGCCAGCTGGCCGAATTTCTGACTCCTGACGCTGCTGGCAAGGCCCCCGAACAAGCCGTCAAGAATGGCATGTGGATCATCGACCCCAATGGCAATTTGATGATGCTGTTTCCCGGCGATGCCGACCCGCTCAAGGTTCGCACCGATATACGCAAACTGCTGAACAATTCACGCATCGGATAA
- a CDS encoding COX15/CtaA family protein, whose protein sequence is MADIRQRYRKLVYLTWFLTLDLIMFGAFVRLTDSGLGCPDWPGCYGKLTPLGAGAHIEQAYQAMPYGPVSWGKAWIEMIHRYVGAALGMLIIAIVWMAWRHRHTLGHSARLALFTLLAVCVQGAFGAWTVTHKLMPIIVTTHLLGGMSVLALMTWLAVRENPGPPVSPVTRRWRPWLIGAFLLLTFQIGLGGWVSTNYAALACMDFPQCHGQWIPEMDLHGGFSLFRALGELPSGEMISQAALIAIHWVHRNMAFLVFLVLGSVAWKLRADPILRRPATLVLLLLLAQLITGLTTIFFQWPLLIAVLHNGGAAGLVLCCVTLLVRLSRKSTVPQGIQYDKHRYPGSRLTPAPVSGTD, encoded by the coding sequence ATGGCCGATATCCGCCAACGCTACCGCAAGCTGGTTTACCTGACCTGGTTCCTGACTTTGGACCTGATCATGTTTGGCGCTTTTGTGCGCCTGACAGATTCCGGTCTGGGCTGCCCGGACTGGCCCGGTTGCTATGGCAAGCTCACGCCGCTGGGCGCGGGCGCACATATCGAACAAGCTTATCAAGCCATGCCCTATGGCCCGGTCAGCTGGGGCAAGGCCTGGATTGAAATGATCCACCGCTATGTAGGCGCGGCCCTGGGCATGCTGATTATTGCCATTGTCTGGATGGCATGGCGGCACCGCCATACGCTGGGCCATTCGGCACGCCTGGCTCTATTCACCTTGCTGGCGGTGTGCGTGCAAGGGGCCTTTGGCGCCTGGACCGTGACCCACAAACTGATGCCCATTATCGTCACCACCCACTTGCTGGGCGGCATGAGCGTGCTGGCCTTGATGACCTGGCTGGCGGTACGCGAGAACCCCGGGCCGCCTGTGTCCCCGGTAACCCGCCGCTGGCGACCCTGGTTGATCGGCGCATTTCTCCTGCTGACCTTTCAGATTGGTTTGGGTGGCTGGGTCAGCACCAACTACGCTGCGCTGGCCTGCATGGACTTCCCGCAGTGCCACGGCCAATGGATACCCGAGATGGATCTGCACGGCGGATTCTCGCTGTTCCGCGCGCTGGGCGAGCTGCCTTCCGGTGAAATGATTTCCCAGGCCGCGCTGATCGCCATCCATTGGGTTCACCGCAATATGGCCTTTCTGGTGTTTCTGGTTCTGGGTTCCGTTGCGTGGAAATTACGCGCCGATCCCATATTGCGTCGCCCCGCAACTTTGGTCCTTTTGCTGCTGCTCGCCCAGCTCATCACGGGGTTAACCACGATCTTTTTCCAATGGCCTCTTTTGATTGCCGTCCTGCATAATGGGGGAGCTGCCGGTCTCGTTTTATGCTGCGTCACCCTGTTGGTACGGCTTTCCCGCAAGTCGACTGTCCCCCAAGGAATACAGTATGACAAACACCGCTACCCTGGCTCCCGCCTCACTCCTGCGCCAGTATCTGGTACTGACTAA
- the cyoE gene encoding heme o synthase, with translation MTNTATLAPASLLRQYLVLTKPRVTQLAVFCAVIGMFLAAPGLPDPGTVVAGTLGIWMLAAAAFAINCLIESQIDARMLRTARRGTARGTITPPQVLAMSGLLGGMGMLVLYYWVNPLTMWLTLATFIGYAVIYTVILKPLTPQNIVIGGLSGAMPPALGWAAIANAVPAEAWLLVLIIFIWTPPHFWALALYRQHDYQRSGLPMLPVTHGKTFTTLHVLLYSYILMASSLLPFIIRMSGVLYLVAAILLGARFIQYAHQLHRNYSDELSRKLFRFSIIYLAVLFGALLLDHWVRLI, from the coding sequence ATGACAAACACCGCTACCCTGGCTCCCGCCTCACTCCTGCGCCAGTATCTGGTACTGACTAAACCCAGAGTCACCCAGCTGGCTGTTTTCTGTGCCGTTATCGGCATGTTTCTGGCTGCTCCCGGCCTGCCCGATCCGGGCACCGTGGTCGCGGGCACGCTGGGCATATGGATGCTGGCGGCTGCCGCCTTTGCCATCAACTGCCTGATCGAAAGCCAGATTGATGCCCGCATGTTGCGTACCGCTCGGCGCGGTACGGCACGCGGCACCATTACCCCGCCCCAAGTCCTGGCCATGTCCGGATTGCTGGGCGGCATGGGCATGCTGGTGCTGTATTACTGGGTGAATCCGCTGACCATGTGGCTGACCTTGGCCACCTTCATTGGTTATGCGGTGATCTATACCGTGATCCTCAAACCCCTGACCCCACAGAACATCGTGATCGGTGGTTTGTCCGGTGCCATGCCCCCTGCCCTGGGCTGGGCCGCCATTGCCAATGCCGTACCGGCTGAAGCCTGGCTGCTGGTGCTGATCATCTTCATCTGGACGCCCCCGCACTTCTGGGCATTGGCGCTCTACCGTCAGCACGACTACCAGCGCTCCGGCCTGCCCATGCTGCCCGTCACCCACGGCAAAACCTTTACGACGCTGCATGTGCTGCTCTACAGCTACATCCTGATGGCTTCCAGCCTGCTGCCCTTCATCATCCGCATGAGTGGTGTGCTGTATCTAGTGGCTGCGATCTTGCTGGGCGCACGTTTCATTCAATACGCCCATCAACTGCACCGCAACTACAGCGATGAGCTGTCCCGCAAGCTGTTCCGCTTTTCCATTATTTATCTGGCCGTCCTTTTTGGGGCGCTGCTACTGGATCATTGGGTGCGTTTGATCTGA
- a CDS encoding cation:proton antiporter, with product MQIGQFVFGLAGLLGLVAFMPPLAGRLRLPYSVLLALIGFALGILLHLHAWAPKMVSDFLNTLQAFDISSETFLYAFLPILLFETSLAMNLRRLLDDIGAILMMAIVAVVVCTFAVGYALNAASSYGLVVCLMLGAIVATTDPVAVVGIFREVGAPKRLSTLVEGEALFNDAASIALYSVLLAVLTGGGELSGSTVLGSFLFSFLGGGVAGFLMGRLASGLFVLLRGWPAAEVTLTIALAYLAFFVSEHYLGVSGVVATVISGLVVGSTGRTRMSPATFELLSSSWTQMGFLANSLIFLFAAMLIPRLMAEITWTQIGLVALLFVVTLLARAVMVFAVLPLLGRTRFGTRVSRPYRVVILWGGLRGAVSLALALAVTEQHAIPHDVRQFIGVATTGFVLLTLFVNGISLRPLIRRLGLNQLTPLERHLRDQAVSLALEELRDKTEELGRQEQIKPQVIERLCTVFDASQAGVASGQIQSLTEAQKVKMGMAILSAREVELFYELLKSQIVDWKTAESLLSRAERMNDTVRLAGLAGFEAAIANDLRYSRGFRSALRLHYLFGLQGWLVRELDKRFSNLIAKRSVAQRLIRFAETELAPLLGQQATGTIVQAHKLRLSQLEDALHSLTLQYPVFAQWLQESYLARVAAAQERAHYRTMLSHSLITSEMYADLVKQITQRWRYLDERPTLDMTMSAMELIAQVPMFDGISEQAKKDLSRRLRPRLALPDQKIHLRYGGMRVMFFVASGALEITLPDGSLVELGTGQTIGEVGVLEHSDYVGTVRSLGYSRLLMLTERDFDTLRGKDPIFSEKIEAVVRQRQRAYQVWQEFESGQRQHEALPPLFGLAHALSEAENFVGPPLPPKLVQQTEPSEAQT from the coding sequence ATGCAGATTGGGCAGTTTGTTTTTGGATTGGCAGGCCTGCTAGGGCTGGTTGCCTTTATGCCGCCTTTGGCTGGACGCTTGCGACTGCCGTACTCCGTACTTCTGGCCCTGATCGGCTTTGCACTGGGTATCTTGCTGCATCTGCATGCCTGGGCGCCCAAGATGGTGTCGGACTTCCTGAATACCTTGCAGGCCTTCGACATCTCCTCCGAGACCTTCCTTTACGCCTTCCTGCCTATCCTGCTGTTCGAGACATCGCTGGCCATGAACTTGCGCCGCCTGCTCGACGATATAGGCGCCATCCTGATGATGGCTATTGTGGCCGTGGTGGTCTGTACCTTTGCGGTGGGTTACGCCCTGAACGCTGCTTCTTCCTATGGGCTGGTGGTTTGTCTGATGCTGGGCGCAATTGTGGCCACCACTGACCCAGTCGCTGTGGTGGGCATCTTCCGTGAAGTGGGCGCACCCAAACGCTTGTCCACGCTGGTGGAAGGCGAAGCCCTGTTCAACGATGCGGCTTCAATTGCCTTGTACTCCGTGCTGCTGGCCGTGCTGACCGGCGGTGGCGAGTTAAGCGGCAGCACCGTGCTGGGCAGCTTCCTGTTCAGCTTTTTAGGCGGTGGTGTGGCGGGCTTCCTGATGGGGCGTCTGGCTAGCGGCCTGTTCGTGCTCTTGCGTGGCTGGCCGGCGGCTGAAGTCACCTTGACGATTGCCTTGGCGTATCTGGCCTTTTTTGTGTCCGAGCACTATCTGGGCGTATCGGGTGTGGTCGCCACGGTGATTTCCGGCTTGGTGGTGGGCTCCACGGGGCGTACCCGCATGTCGCCTGCGACCTTCGAGCTTTTGAGCAGCTCCTGGACGCAGATGGGCTTCCTGGCCAACTCCCTGATCTTCTTGTTTGCTGCCATGCTGATTCCGCGCCTGATGGCCGAAATCACCTGGACGCAGATTGGCCTGGTGGCCTTGCTGTTTGTGGTGACCTTGCTTGCGCGGGCCGTCATGGTGTTTGCCGTACTGCCTTTGCTGGGGCGTACCCGCTTTGGCACCCGAGTCAGCCGCCCCTATCGGGTGGTGATTTTATGGGGTGGTCTGCGCGGCGCTGTCTCCCTGGCACTGGCCTTGGCCGTTACGGAACAGCATGCCATTCCGCATGATGTGCGCCAGTTCATCGGTGTGGCGACGACGGGCTTTGTGTTGTTGACCTTGTTTGTGAACGGGATCAGTTTGCGACCCTTGATTCGTCGTCTAGGCCTGAACCAACTGACACCGCTGGAACGTCATTTGCGCGATCAGGCGGTGAGTCTGGCCCTGGAAGAACTGCGCGACAAGACGGAGGAGTTGGGTCGGCAAGAGCAGATCAAGCCACAGGTTATCGAGCGCCTGTGTACGGTCTTCGATGCCAGTCAGGCCGGTGTGGCGTCCGGCCAGATCCAGAGCCTGACCGAGGCGCAGAAAGTGAAAATGGGCATGGCGATTCTGTCGGCCCGCGAGGTGGAGCTGTTTTACGAGCTGCTGAAATCGCAGATTGTGGATTGGAAAACAGCCGAGTCCTTGTTGAGCCGCGCCGAACGCATGAACGATACGGTACGTCTGGCTGGCTTGGCCGGTTTCGAGGCCGCCATTGCCAATGATCTGCGCTATTCCCGAGGTTTCCGGTCTGCTTTGCGCTTGCACTATCTGTTTGGCTTGCAGGGGTGGCTGGTGCGGGAACTGGACAAGCGTTTCTCGAACCTGATCGCCAAGCGCTCGGTGGCCCAGCGTCTGATACGTTTTGCCGAAACCGAATTGGCCCCCTTACTGGGCCAACAGGCCACAGGCACGATTGTGCAGGCCCATAAGCTGCGCCTGTCTCAGCTGGAAGATGCCTTGCATTCCTTGACGCTGCAGTACCCGGTGTTTGCGCAGTGGTTGCAGGAGTCCTATCTGGCACGAGTGGCGGCTGCCCAGGAACGGGCACACTACCGCACCATGCTGTCGCATTCGCTGATTACCAGCGAAATGTACGCCGATCTGGTCAAACAGATTACGCAGCGCTGGCGCTATCTGGACGAGCGTCCCACGTTGGACATGACCATGAGTGCGATGGAACTGATAGCCCAGGTACCCATGTTTGACGGTATTTCCGAGCAGGCCAAGAAAGACCTGTCACGACGCTTGCGCCCACGTCTGGCTTTGCCGGATCAGAAAATCCATCTGCGCTATGGTGGCATGCGCGTCATGTTCTTTGTGGCTTCTGGAGCCTTGGAAATTACCTTGCCGGATGGCAGCCTGGTGGAGTTGGGTACAGGGCAGACAATAGGCGAGGTAGGAGTGCTGGAGCATAGTGACTATGTGGGCACCGTCCGATCCTTGGGTTACAGTCGCCTGCTGATGTTGACCGAGCGCGACTTCGACACCTTGCGAGGCAAAGACCCGATCTTCAGTGAAAAGATCGAGGCGGTTGTGCGCCAACGCCAGCGTGCCTACCAGGTCTGGCAGGAGTTCGAGTCCGGCCAACGTCAGCACGAAGCGTTGCCACCGCTGTTTGGCTTGGCGCATGCCTTGAGTGAAGCAGAAAATTTTGTAGGGCCGCCCTTGCCACCCAAGCTGGTGCAACAGACAGAGCCTTCCGAGGCGCAGACGTAA
- a CDS encoding DUF2946 family protein: MNFPRTFLTATHWPHRLGLCLLLLAVVLRGMVPAGYMPKQTDQGYALAFCLPSGQSLPPEMIQHWAALLGEDNSAHSDEATTSATCPFFVMLQAALTPAPVAVVTPLSLGHFRPFLLPPLSPALAQAFIRGPPVGQRAPPSLLPA; this comes from the coding sequence ATGAATTTTCCGCGCACCTTCCTCACAGCGACACACTGGCCCCATCGTCTGGGCCTGTGCTTGTTGTTGCTGGCGGTGGTGCTACGCGGAATGGTGCCTGCGGGCTATATGCCCAAGCAGACCGATCAGGGTTATGCGCTGGCCTTCTGTCTGCCCTCAGGACAAAGCCTGCCACCTGAAATGATTCAGCACTGGGCGGCCTTGTTAGGCGAGGACAACAGCGCCCATTCGGACGAGGCCACCACCAGCGCGACCTGTCCCTTCTTTGTCATGCTGCAAGCCGCGCTGACACCGGCTCCTGTTGCGGTCGTCACGCCCTTGAGCCTGGGCCATTTCCGGCCCTTCCTGCTTCCCCCTCTTAGCCCCGCCCTGGCACAGGCCTTTATTCGTGGCCCGCCAGTGGGGCAACGCGCCCCGCCCTCTCTTCTTCCTGCCTGA
- a CDS encoding TonB-dependent copper receptor: MKKLINPGLISAGVLACVPSIALAQSTVIEQLSPIVVTGVAPESPLQFSTNPKLPRLPLPASDGTDYLKTIPGFAAIRNGGSNGDPVLRGMFGSRLNILTNGSSMPGACPSRMDAPTSYISPQSFDELTIIKGPQSVRWGPGASAGTVRFERKAPGFTENDATLDASILGGSAGRHAGNVDFAAGNASYYARLTANQDRAQDYKDGDGERVPSRWKKWNTDVAIGLTPDADTLLELSAGTGDGYARYAGRGMDGTKFKRETLGLRFKKDMHEGVLRNVEAQLYYNYADHVMDNYGLRTFKPGGGMSMPMASNVDRLTWGGRLSMDWALSEDLTLTTGADLMRSRHRKRSGMGMQDYRDQDWVKDAEFDNIGLFTEARWDLNDASRLIGGARLDWASARDLRPSLGSGMMSKPNPGANERRKETLPSAFLRIEHDLDSLPLSLYAGIGHVQRMPDYWELISPASGPQGSASAFLGIQPEKTTQLDFGAQYKDETVSAWASAYIGQIQDYILFDYLPGGMMGTKTQARNVKARIMGGELGADWKATPNWTLGGSLAYAWGRNSTDGRALPQMPPLDVRLTADYVQGPWSAGGVWRIVAKQNRYSQGQGNVVGYDFGPTGGFSTLSLYGGYKINRNLSLTAGVDNVFDKTYGEHLNLAGNSGFGFGAASRFNDPGRTVWLRAALTF; this comes from the coding sequence ATGAAGAAATTAATAAACCCCGGCCTGATCAGCGCCGGTGTGCTGGCCTGCGTGCCCTCTATTGCCCTGGCCCAATCCACCGTTATTGAACAACTGAGCCCCATTGTGGTGACCGGGGTGGCTCCAGAATCCCCCTTGCAGTTCAGCACCAACCCCAAACTGCCCCGCCTGCCTTTGCCGGCCAGCGACGGCACGGATTACTTGAAAACCATTCCTGGCTTTGCCGCCATTCGTAATGGCGGCAGCAACGGGGACCCGGTACTGCGCGGCATGTTTGGCTCGCGTCTGAACATACTGACCAATGGCAGCTCCATGCCCGGGGCCTGCCCGTCGCGCATGGATGCGCCGACCTCCTACATTTCGCCCCAGTCTTTTGATGAACTGACCATCATCAAAGGCCCGCAAAGCGTGCGCTGGGGCCCAGGGGCTTCTGCCGGAACGGTACGTTTCGAGCGCAAAGCGCCCGGCTTTACCGAAAACGATGCCACGCTGGACGCCAGTATTCTGGGCGGCTCGGCTGGCCGTCACGCAGGCAATGTGGACTTTGCTGCTGGCAATGCCTCTTACTATGCCCGCCTGACCGCCAATCAAGATCGTGCACAGGACTACAAGGACGGGGATGGTGAACGTGTGCCCTCGCGCTGGAAAAAGTGGAATACAGACGTCGCCATTGGCCTGACACCGGATGCCGATACCTTGCTGGAGTTAAGCGCAGGTACGGGTGACGGTTATGCCCGCTACGCCGGTCGTGGCATGGATGGTACGAAATTCAAGCGTGAAACCCTGGGTCTGCGTTTCAAGAAGGATATGCACGAAGGCGTGCTGCGCAATGTGGAGGCCCAGCTCTACTACAACTACGCCGATCACGTTATGGACAACTACGGGCTGCGCACCTTCAAACCGGGTGGTGGCATGTCCATGCCTATGGCCTCCAATGTGGATCGCCTGACCTGGGGCGGCCGTCTCAGCATGGACTGGGCCTTGAGCGAAGACCTGACCCTGACCACAGGTGCTGATTTGATGCGCAGCCGCCATCGCAAACGCAGTGGCATGGGCATGCAGGATTACCGCGATCAGGATTGGGTGAAAGATGCCGAGTTCGACAATATTGGCCTGTTCACCGAAGCCCGTTGGGATTTGAACGACGCCAGCCGTTTGATTGGTGGTGCACGTCTGGATTGGGCCAGCGCCCGTGACCTGCGCCCAAGCCTGGGCAGCGGCATGATGAGCAAGCCCAACCCCGGCGCGAACGAGCGCCGTAAGGAAACCCTGCCCAGTGCCTTCCTGCGTATCGAGCATGATCTGGATTCCCTGCCTTTGAGTCTGTACGCCGGTATTGGCCATGTGCAGCGCATGCCGGACTACTGGGAGCTGATTTCCCCGGCCAGCGGCCCGCAAGGCAGCGCCAGTGCCTTCCTGGGCATTCAGCCTGAAAAAACCACACAGCTGGATTTTGGCGCGCAGTACAAGGATGAAACAGTCTCGGCCTGGGCCTCTGCCTATATTGGCCAGATTCAGGATTACATCCTGTTCGACTACCTGCCCGGCGGCATGATGGGCACGAAAACCCAGGCCAGAAACGTCAAGGCCCGCATCATGGGTGGGGAATTGGGAGCGGACTGGAAAGCCACGCCCAACTGGACTTTGGGCGGCAGCCTAGCCTATGCCTGGGGCCGCAACAGTACGGATGGCCGCGCCCTGCCGCAAATGCCCCCGCTGGATGTGCGTTTGACGGCGGACTATGTGCAAGGCCCCTGGTCTGCAGGCGGTGTCTGGCGCATTGTGGCCAAGCAAAATCGCTATTCACAGGGGCAAGGGAATGTGGTGGGTTACGACTTCGGGCCTACGGGTGGCTTCAGCACCCTGTCGCTGTATGGCGGCTACAAGATCAACCGTAATCTGTCGCTGACGGCCGGTGTGGATAATGTGTTCGACAAGACTTACGGCGAACACCTGAATCTGGCCGGGAACAGTGGTTTTGGTTTTGGCGCAGCAAGCCGCTTTAATGATCCTGGCCGCACCGTCTGGCTGCGTGCCGCTTTGACCTTCTGA
- the rpoH gene encoding RNA polymerase sigma factor RpoH yields the protein MTQQANALALTSGNELVAAVSNPGALGTIEAYISAVNRLPMLSAERETELGQRLRDQDDLDAARELILSHLRLVVSIARQYLGYGLPHADLIQEGNVGLMKAVKRFDPDRGVRLVSFAVHWIKAEIHEYVVRNWRMVKVATTKAQRKLFFNLRRMRPDGQTLDTAQVDAIARELDVRPQDVSEMEVRLSGHDMALEAPANDDDDNFAPISYLSDEGHEEPTRVLERRAQDMLEGSGLEEAIDTLDERSQRIVRARWLQDDGGATLHDLAAEFGVSAERIRQIEVAAFKKLRVALAPAA from the coding sequence ATGACACAACAAGCGAACGCTTTGGCCCTGACGTCTGGTAATGAACTCGTCGCCGCCGTGTCTAATCCAGGCGCACTGGGGACGATCGAAGCGTATATTTCTGCTGTTAACCGCCTGCCCATGCTCAGCGCTGAACGCGAGACCGAGCTGGGTCAACGCCTGCGCGACCAGGATGACCTGGATGCTGCGCGTGAACTGATTTTGTCGCACCTGCGTCTGGTGGTCTCCATTGCCCGCCAGTACCTGGGTTACGGCTTGCCTCATGCCGACCTGATTCAGGAAGGTAACGTGGGCCTGATGAAGGCCGTCAAACGCTTTGACCCCGATCGCGGGGTGCGCCTGGTGTCCTTTGCCGTGCATTGGATCAAGGCCGAGATCCACGAATATGTCGTGCGCAACTGGCGCATGGTGAAAGTGGCCACGACTAAGGCCCAACGCAAACTGTTTTTCAATTTGCGCCGCATGCGTCCGGACGGACAAACGCTGGATACGGCTCAGGTAGACGCGATTGCACGTGAACTTGATGTGCGTCCACAGGACGTCAGCGAGATGGAAGTGCGTCTGTCCGGTCACGATATGGCCCTGGAAGCCCCGGCCAACGACGACGATGACAACTTCGCGCCTATTTCCTACCTGTCCGACGAAGGGCACGAGGAACCGACACGCGTGCTGGAGCGTCGTGCCCAGGACATGCTGGAAGGCAGTGGCCTGGAAGAAGCGATCGACACGCTGGACGAGCGTTCGCAGCGCATTGTGCGCGCCCGCTGGTTGCAGGACGATGGCGGTGCCACCTTGCACGATCTGGCCGCCGAATTTGGCGTGTCGGCAGAGCGTATTCGCCAGATTGAAGTGGCGGCATTCAAGAAGCTGCGCGTCGCTTTGGCGCCAGCGGCTTAA
- the fghA gene encoding S-formylglutathione hydrolase, protein MTQTLELLNEHRCFNGWQRYYQHASQTIGLPMRFSVYMPPQLQASAQKGAASLAEAIGQGRVPVLFFLAGLTCTEETFMIKAGAQRYAAEHGIMLVTPDTSPRGAGVDGEEEGWDLGTGAGFYLDATEPGWNKNYRMESYVTQELFDLVTTILPGDASRVGIFGHSMGGHGALTLALRHPGKYRSVSAFAPIAAPTRCPWGEKAFGAYLGQDRQAWEQHDASVLMAKASTPYPAGILVDQGLSDGFLAEQLYPEVFEQACEQAKQPLTLRRHDGYDHGYYFISTFIQDHLNFHAERL, encoded by the coding sequence ATGACTCAGACACTGGAACTGCTCAACGAACACCGCTGTTTTAATGGTTGGCAGCGCTACTACCAACACGCTTCGCAGACAATTGGCCTGCCCATGCGTTTTTCTGTGTATATGCCGCCGCAACTACAGGCTAGCGCCCAAAAAGGGGCCGCCAGTCTGGCAGAGGCCATCGGGCAAGGCCGTGTGCCTGTGCTGTTTTTCCTGGCAGGGCTGACCTGCACGGAAGAAACCTTCATGATCAAGGCCGGTGCCCAGCGCTACGCTGCCGAGCACGGCATCATGCTGGTCACTCCCGATACCAGCCCGCGTGGCGCGGGTGTGGACGGGGAGGAGGAGGGCTGGGATCTGGGAACTGGCGCCGGTTTCTATCTGGATGCCACTGAGCCTGGCTGGAACAAGAATTACCGCATGGAAAGCTATGTGACCCAGGAGCTGTTTGATCTGGTCACGACCATCCTGCCCGGCGACGCCAGCCGTGTGGGTATTTTTGGTCATTCCATGGGCGGCCATGGTGCCTTGACGCTGGCTCTGCGCCATCCTGGCAAGTACCGCTCCGTGTCGGCCTTTGCGCCTATTGCTGCGCCAACCCGCTGCCCCTGGGGCGAAAAAGCATTTGGTGCCTACCTGGGTCAGGATCGCCAGGCTTGGGAACAACATGACGCCAGCGTCTTGATGGCCAAGGCCAGCACACCGTATCCCGCCGGTATTCTGGTGGATCAGGGTTTGAGCGACGGTTTTCTGGCCGAACAACTGTATCCGGAAGTATTCGAGCAGGCGTGCGAGCAGGCCAAACAGCCTTTGACCCTGCGCCGTCACGATGGCTATGACCACGGCTACTACTTCATCTCGACCTTCATTCAGGACCATCTGAATTTCCACGCCGAGCGACTGTGA